A single genomic interval of Croceibacter atlanticus HTCC2559 harbors:
- a CDS encoding site-specific integrase, with the protein MAEVSYRYAVISSNGRKSYKPFRISLKKSIKPEQFGNKDDNFKHDEAIFSKSQKNNSTIRRAMNKLEDAIDEVYKEYDRKGEIPNPKEFKEQVEIYLGRKANIIQEQPTILEYLNSRIAKDKDNLRRGVQKGRKNSTIKTYNTLARDLENYNLATGNSLRFETFTDDNYWNFFDTLDAILKGKYSIDNPNQPKKQIIKEYGFLKNSLRKKQTSFLSLFKEALEKGFTSDFNPSQKNLLVERSESSKDLYIREDELQSIIDANVSHDTALQNAKEYILIASLTASRNETMNVLYKEPIQTYNSEGITFDYFHSKHNKTGTECFIPILKPVSEIIKNYNGTFPKFYANSKTNSNLKDLFEVIGLEREVNVKLDTYKSGLFEFKKPLFEAISTHDAKKTFTSILANYQIPENIVSNVTHPDKPSKNRMFDTYNKQSMLDKAKQFAMEINKINSNIFKL; encoded by the coding sequence ATGGCAGAGGTGAGTTACCGATATGCTGTAATTTCCAGTAACGGCAGGAAGTCTTACAAACCATTTCGCATATCACTCAAAAAGTCAATTAAACCAGAACAATTCGGAAACAAGGACGACAACTTCAAACACGATGAAGCGATATTTTCAAAATCCCAAAAAAATAATAGCACCATAAGACGTGCAATGAATAAACTAGAAGATGCGATTGATGAGGTTTATAAAGAGTATGATAGGAAAGGTGAAATACCTAATCCAAAAGAGTTTAAAGAGCAAGTAGAAATATATTTAGGAAGGAAGGCAAATATAATTCAAGAGCAACCCACCATTTTAGAGTATTTGAATTCTAGAATTGCTAAGGATAAAGATAACCTTCGCAGAGGTGTTCAAAAGGGAAGAAAAAACAGCACCATCAAAACATACAATACACTAGCTCGTGATTTAGAGAACTATAATTTAGCAACTGGAAATTCTTTAAGATTTGAAACCTTTACAGATGATAATTACTGGAATTTCTTCGACACACTTGATGCCATTCTAAAAGGCAAATACTCAATTGACAATCCAAATCAGCCGAAAAAACAAATAATAAAGGAGTACGGCTTTTTAAAAAACTCTTTACGTAAAAAGCAAACGTCCTTCCTTAGTTTGTTTAAAGAAGCCTTAGAAAAAGGCTTCACATCAGACTTCAATCCTAGTCAAAAAAATTTATTGGTTGAACGTTCTGAAAGCTCTAAAGACCTTTATATTAGAGAAGATGAGCTTCAATCTATCATAGACGCTAACGTTTCTCATGATACAGCATTGCAAAATGCAAAGGAGTATATTTTGATTGCTTCACTTACTGCATCCAGAAATGAAACGATGAATGTATTGTATAAAGAGCCAATACAAACCTATAATTCTGAGGGAATTACATTTGATTATTTTCATAGCAAACATAACAAAACTGGCACTGAATGTTTTATCCCAATTCTAAAGCCAGTTTCAGAGATTATAAAAAATTACAATGGCACTTTTCCCAAATTTTATGCAAACTCAAAAACCAATTCTAATCTTAAAGACTTATTTGAAGTTATAGGCTTGGAACGTGAAGTAAATGTAAAGCTAGATACATATAAAAGTGGTTTATTCGAGTTTAAAAAGCCACTTTTTGAAGCAATCTCAACCCACGATGCAAAAAAGACGTTTACATCAATACTAGCGAATTATCAAATTCCAGAAAATATTGTCTCAAACGTTACCCATCCAGACAAACCATCTAAAAACAGAATGTTTGACACTTATAACAAACAGTCTATGCTTGATAAGGCGAAACAATTTGCAATGGAGATAAACAAAATAAATTCTAATATCTTTAAACTTTAA
- a CDS encoding OmpH family outer membrane protein, whose translation MKQYKNLIIAFALTIGAVAFTQAQSKVAHIASQELIEAMPGYKTAMSDLEKLQNTYDAEIKTMMTEFSNTYKQYSQEAESKTAEENAKRSQEMQTTEQTIAQYRQNALQDLQKKEVELLKPVYEKARVAVQKVARAKGFDYVIDSTTGTGVILADGYDLMADVKKDLGI comes from the coding sequence ATGAAACAGTACAAAAATCTCATTATAGCATTCGCTTTAACTATTGGAGCAGTTGCATTTACACAGGCACAAAGCAAAGTAGCCCACATTGCATCTCAAGAGCTAATAGAAGCTATGCCAGGCTATAAAACAGCGATGAGCGATTTGGAGAAGCTTCAAAACACGTATGATGCAGAGATCAAAACAATGATGACAGAGTTCTCTAATACATACAAGCAATACTCACAAGAAGCAGAAAGTAAAACTGCTGAAGAAAATGCAAAGCGTAGCCAAGAAATGCAAACTACAGAGCAAACAATTGCACAGTACCGTCAGAACGCATTACAAGATCTTCAAAAGAAAGAAGTTGAGCTATTAAAGCCAGTTTACGAGAAAGCTCGTGTTGCTGTTCAAAAAGTAGCTAGAGCTAAAGGTTTTGATTATGTTATAGACTCTACAACTGGAACTGGAGTAATCCTTGCAGATGGTTATGATCTTATGGCAGACGTAAAGAAAGACTTAGGTATCTAA
- a CDS encoding OmpH family outer membrane protein, producing the protein MKTRVLLVVTALLFFGLHQSQAQGRSLRVGYIDMDYILENVPEYKEAETQLNGRVQKWKSEIEQKMAAIEDMQRNLDNERALLTKELIEEREEDIKYEREAIYSYQQDRFGPEGDLMIQKRRLVQPVQDQVFAAVQEISEAKKYDFVFEKSNDLVMLFAAERHDISDQILRSINRAAKRKQVSSKKEKEEVLEEEYKSVEEAAADEAKEQEIQEKKNERETLIEERKRQRDSIRDARKTEYEARRAKLLEERQRRKDSILEAREKAKEERENGGQ; encoded by the coding sequence ATGAAAACAAGAGTTCTTTTAGTAGTAACAGCATTGTTGTTTTTTGGTCTTCATCAATCTCAAGCTCAAGGCAGAAGCCTTAGAGTAGGTTATATTGATATGGATTACATTTTAGAGAATGTACCTGAGTATAAAGAAGCCGAAACGCAACTAAACGGTAGAGTACAAAAGTGGAAATCTGAAATTGAACAGAAAATGGCTGCAATTGAAGATATGCAGAGAAACCTTGACAATGAAAGAGCCCTACTTACTAAAGAACTTATTGAAGAGCGCGAGGAAGACATTAAATATGAACGTGAAGCAATATATAGCTACCAACAAGACAGATTTGGTCCAGAAGGAGATTTAATGATACAAAAGCGAAGACTTGTACAACCGGTACAAGACCAAGTTTTTGCAGCAGTTCAAGAAATATCTGAAGCAAAAAAGTACGATTTTGTTTTTGAAAAAAGCAATGACTTAGTTATGTTATTTGCTGCAGAGCGTCACGATATTAGTGACCAAATTTTAAGAAGCATTAATAGAGCTGCTAAGAGAAAGCAAGTCTCTAGCAAAAAGGAAAAAGAAGAAGTACTTGAAGAAGAATACAAAAGTGTAGAAGAAGCTGCTGCAGATGAAGCTAAAGAACAAGAAATTCAAGAAAAGAAAAACGAGCGCGAAACTTTAATTGAAGAACGTAAAAGACAACGTGACAGTATAAGAGATGCTAGAAAAACAGAATATGAAGCTCGAAGAGCTAAGCTTTTAGAAGAGCGCCAAAGACGCAAAGACTCTATACTCGAAGCAAGAGAAAAAGCAAAAGAAGAACGAGAAAACGGAGGTCAATAG
- the bamA gene encoding outer membrane protein assembly factor BamA — protein MTQKLFTLLFFIGVTFATQAQDKELPPNSTKYTIGEINVTGTTSYNEQTVIAFTNLKTGEQIFIPGTKISKVLNKLWDLGLFSDINIYVTKITGDVVDLEIEIQELPELAETKIRGLKRKKKKEELIKENKLTAGKRVTENLITTTQNRIANSYKEEGYLNAKVKINTVKVEDTLPNSNKVLMVVDVDKGEKVKIDDIQFNGNEALSDAKLSKQLKKTKEKKFWRFWKRSKFIAEEYKSDKASLIKKYKEKGYRDARITNDTIIKKDDNSIVLELDVEEGNRYYFGNISFLGNSVYSDEQLKQIVNVQKGDVYNGTLLEKQVADPTKPDAVDLTNLYQNNGYLFSTINPVETRVYNDTIDFEIRISENKIAYFDHVTVTGNDKTNDNVIYRELRVKPGQKYSKSNVVRTIRELGQLGFFDPEVLEPQFKNVDPNSGTLDMVFPVVEKGSSQIELQGGYGGGGFVGTLGLSFNNFSIRNIFNKEAYKPLPMGDGQQLSVRAQASSFYETYSLSFSEPWLGGKKPVRLSASLSHTVQYFYNAQQRDTDRNRRFLITGGSLGLAKRLRVPDDFFTLSGAISFQHFNLQNYNTGLFTFGDGYSNNLALTVGLSRDNTATNPVFPTSGSQFSVTAKLSPPYSLWNGTDYEALNQQQEDGTLTAAEVDQEKFKWLEYYKIKFNGTWYNRLVGKFVLKTSAEYGFLGAYNSDRGVPPFERFFLGGDGLGGFSLDGRETIALRGYPNQSLVPIDRSSLSQATQNDGATIYNKYSLELRHPITLKPAASIYMLAFAEGGASYDGFRDFNPFQLNRSAGIGLRIFMPAFGLLGIDFGYGFDPIPGTTGSNGWETHFIIGQQF, from the coding sequence ATGACACAAAAACTATTTACCCTTCTATTTTTTATAGGAGTAACTTTTGCAACCCAAGCTCAAGATAAAGAACTTCCACCTAACAGTACTAAGTATACTATTGGTGAAATTAATGTAACTGGAACAACGAGTTATAACGAGCAAACAGTAATTGCATTTACAAACCTTAAAACTGGTGAACAAATTTTCATTCCAGGTACTAAGATTAGTAAAGTACTTAATAAGCTATGGGATTTAGGTTTGTTTTCAGACATTAATATATATGTAACTAAGATAACAGGAGATGTAGTTGATCTTGAGATAGAAATTCAAGAACTTCCTGAACTTGCCGAAACAAAAATTAGAGGTCTTAAACGCAAAAAGAAAAAAGAAGAGCTTATTAAAGAAAATAAGTTAACTGCAGGAAAAAGAGTTACAGAAAACCTCATTACAACAACACAAAACCGTATTGCCAATTCTTATAAAGAAGAAGGTTACTTAAACGCTAAAGTTAAGATTAACACCGTAAAAGTTGAAGATACCTTACCTAACTCCAATAAGGTGCTAATGGTTGTTGATGTAGATAAAGGTGAAAAAGTAAAAATTGATGACATTCAATTTAATGGCAATGAAGCACTTTCAGACGCTAAGCTTAGTAAACAACTGAAAAAAACTAAGGAGAAGAAATTCTGGAGATTCTGGAAAAGATCTAAGTTTATTGCAGAAGAGTATAAAAGTGACAAGGCTAGCCTTATTAAAAAGTACAAAGAAAAAGGTTATAGAGATGCAAGGATTACTAATGACACTATTATAAAGAAAGATGATAATAGTATTGTTTTAGAGTTAGATGTAGAAGAAGGAAACCGTTACTACTTTGGTAACATCTCATTCTTAGGAAACAGCGTTTATTCAGATGAGCAGTTAAAACAAATTGTTAATGTTCAGAAAGGTGACGTTTACAATGGTACATTATTAGAAAAGCAAGTTGCAGACCCTACAAAACCAGATGCTGTAGATCTTACCAACCTTTATCAAAATAATGGTTATTTATTTTCAACCATTAACCCTGTTGAAACTAGAGTTTATAATGACACCATAGATTTTGAAATTAGAATTTCAGAAAACAAGATAGCTTATTTTGATCACGTTACCGTAACTGGTAACGACAAGACTAATGACAATGTAATATATAGAGAATTACGCGTTAAACCTGGTCAAAAATACAGCAAGAGTAATGTAGTAAGAACCATTAGAGAATTAGGACAACTTGGGTTTTTTGATCCAGAAGTTTTAGAACCACAGTTTAAAAACGTAGATCCTAACTCAGGAACCTTAGATATGGTTTTCCCTGTTGTAGAAAAAGGATCAAGCCAAATTGAACTACAAGGTGGTTATGGTGGCGGTGGCTTTGTAGGTACACTAGGGCTATCTTTTAACAACTTTTCAATAAGAAATATATTTAACAAAGAAGCCTACAAACCATTACCTATGGGAGATGGCCAACAACTATCTGTAAGAGCACAAGCTAGTAGCTTTTACGAAACGTATAGTTTAAGCTTCTCAGAACCTTGGTTAGGCGGCAAGAAACCTGTAAGACTTTCTGCGTCACTTTCTCATACTGTACAGTATTTTTATAACGCACAACAAAGAGACACAGACAGAAATAGAAGGTTTTTAATTACTGGTGGTTCTTTAGGTCTTGCTAAAAGACTTAGAGTACCAGATGACTTCTTTACATTATCTGGAGCAATTAGCTTTCAGCACTTTAACCTTCAAAACTACAATACTGGCTTATTTACTTTTGGAGACGGATACTCAAACAACCTTGCTTTAACTGTTGGATTGAGCAGAGATAACACTGCAACAAATCCTGTGTTCCCAACATCTGGTTCTCAGTTTTCTGTAACTGCAAAATTGTCACCACCATATTCATTATGGAATGGTACAGATTACGAAGCGCTTAATCAACAACAGGAAGACGGTACATTAACAGCTGCCGAAGTAGATCAAGAAAAATTTAAGTGGCTAGAGTACTACAAGATTAAATTTAACGGTACTTGGTATAATCGTTTAGTTGGAAAATTTGTATTAAAAACAAGTGCAGAGTATGGTTTCTTAGGCGCCTACAATTCAGATAGAGGTGTTCCTCCATTCGAAAGATTTTTCTTAGGTGGAGACGGTCTTGGAGGATTTAGCTTAGATGGTAGAGAAACAATAGCATTAAGAGGTTACCCTAACCAATCCCTTGTACCAATTGACAGAAGTTCTTTAAGTCAAGCCACTCAAAATGATGGTGCAACAATTTATAACAAATACTCGTTAGAGTTACGTCACCCAATTACACTTAAACCTGCAGCTTCAATTTATATGTTAGCATTTGCAGAAGGTGGAGCTTCTTATGATGGATTTAGAGATTTTAATCCATTTCAATTAAATAGGTCTGCTGGTATAGGATTACGTATATTTATGCCTGCATTTGGATTATTAGGTATAGATTTCGGATACGGATTTGATCCTATTCCAGGTACAACAGGGTCTAATGGTTGGGAAACACATTTCATTATTGGACAACAGTTTTAA
- a CDS encoding isoprenyl transferase: MGKDYTINKDALPKHIAIIMDGNGRWAKKQGLLRVAGHEKGTKAVREAVEGCAELGVKNLTLYAFSTENWNRPKFEVDKLMNLLVSSLKKEIKTLQDNKIKLSTIGTISSLPKKAQKELAEVKEKTKDNTHMNLTLALSYGSREEILQMVKGIGEQVASNQITPEDITTKLIEEHLYTNFLPDVDLLIRTSGEQRISNFLLWQIAYAELFFTEVLWPDFRKKDLLNAIHNYQNRERRFGKTSEQLS, translated from the coding sequence ATGGGCAAAGACTATACTATAAATAAAGACGCTTTACCAAAACACATTGCCATAATTATGGATGGTAATGGAAGATGGGCAAAGAAGCAAGGCTTGTTAAGAGTAGCTGGTCATGAAAAGGGCACAAAAGCAGTTAGAGAAGCTGTTGAGGGTTGTGCAGAATTAGGAGTTAAGAATTTAACACTCTATGCATTTTCAACAGAAAATTGGAATCGTCCTAAATTTGAGGTGGATAAGCTTATGAATCTTTTAGTGTCTTCTCTAAAAAAAGAGATTAAAACACTGCAGGATAACAAAATCAAACTTTCTACAATAGGTACAATTTCAAGTCTTCCTAAAAAAGCCCAAAAGGAACTGGCAGAAGTAAAAGAGAAAACAAAAGACAATACTCATATGAACCTAACACTTGCATTAAGTTATGGTTCTAGAGAAGAAATACTTCAAATGGTTAAAGGTATTGGAGAGCAAGTTGCTTCTAATCAAATTACACCAGAAGATATTACCACCAAATTAATAGAAGAGCATTTATACACAAATTTTTTACCAGATGTAGATCTTCTTATTCGCACAAGCGGAGAACAACGTATTAGCAATTTTCTTTTATGGCAAATTGCATATGCAGAATTATTTTTTACCGAGGTATTATGGCCAGATTTCAGAAAGAAGGACCTATTAAATGCCATTCACAATTATCAAAATAGAGAACGCCGATTTGGAAAAACGAGTGAACAACTTAGTTAA
- the porG gene encoding type IX secretion system protein PorG — protein sequence MRHLTAFIIMIFCTTYTYSQTYEIGGFVGGANYIGDVGNSSFINPNSLAGGLLFKWNRSDRHSFRFSLLHAEINADDANSDEPRRQQRGYEFTNNITEASLGIEYTFWEWNLHNGKRQAVPYLYTGLTGFYANQIFRDGIELKRGGDNINIAIPAVVGFKATIGRHLIAGFEVGARYTFTDNLDGSNPEELGSDGGAQPFGNINTNDWYVFTGITLTYSFGRKPCYCNF from the coding sequence ATGAGGCATTTAACCGCATTTATCATCATGATTTTTTGTACAACTTACACGTATTCACAAACCTATGAGATAGGTGGCTTTGTTGGTGGCGCCAATTATATTGGAGACGTCGGCAACTCTAGCTTCATAAACCCTAACTCGTTGGCTGGCGGCTTGTTGTTCAAATGGAATCGCAGTGACAGGCACTCTTTTAGGTTTTCATTATTGCACGCAGAAATTAATGCAGATGATGCTAACTCAGACGAGCCAAGAAGGCAACAAAGAGGTTATGAGTTTACTAACAATATTACAGAAGCTTCTTTGGGTATAGAGTATACATTTTGGGAATGGAATCTGCATAACGGCAAAAGACAAGCCGTACCTTACCTATACACAGGATTAACTGGCTTTTATGCTAATCAAATTTTTAGAGATGGTATAGAGCTAAAGCGTGGTGGCGACAATATAAATATAGCAATACCTGCAGTTGTGGGCTTTAAAGCAACCATTGGCAGGCATTTAATTGCTGGTTTTGAAGTAGGCGCACGCTATACATTTACAGACAATTTAGATGGCAGCAATCCTGAAGAACTAGGTTCTGATGGCGGCGCACAACCATTTGGAAATATAAACACTAATGATTGGTATGTCTTTACAGGCATTACACTAACCTACTCTTTTGGTAGAAAACCTTGTTATTGCAACTTCTAA
- a CDS encoding NAD kinase yields MKVGIYGQFYHQDAGKYIQELLDELDRAQIDVIIEENFLDIINHHETIKKEYNHFSTFEELDDSYDLFFSIGGDGTILKTIYYVRHHNIPIVGINTGRLGFLATIQKEEIKESISHILSGDYSISKRSVLQINSEQEPATINDFNFALNEIAVSRRNTTSMITVETWLNDNYLNAYWADGLIVSTPTGSTGYSLSCGGPVIMPDTQNFVLTPIAPHNLNARPLIIKDDTKIKLKVSTREDTFLVSMDSRIATLQKNSVLTVQKAPFQIHLVELNGSSFPKTLRKKLLWGQDKRN; encoded by the coding sequence ATGAAAGTAGGTATATATGGTCAATTTTACCATCAAGACGCTGGTAAGTACATACAAGAATTACTAGATGAGTTAGATAGAGCTCAAATTGATGTAATTATAGAGGAAAACTTCCTAGATATAATTAATCATCACGAGACTATAAAGAAAGAGTACAATCACTTTTCTACTTTTGAAGAGTTGGATGACAGTTATGATCTTTTTTTTAGCATAGGTGGCGATGGTACAATCTTAAAAACCATTTACTATGTAAGACACCACAACATTCCCATTGTAGGAATTAATACTGGCCGCTTAGGTTTTCTAGCTACAATACAAAAAGAAGAGATAAAAGAAAGTATTAGTCATATTTTATCTGGAGATTACTCTATTTCTAAACGAAGTGTTTTACAAATCAACTCAGAACAAGAGCCTGCTACTATAAACGATTTTAACTTTGCATTAAACGAAATTGCTGTAAGTAGGAGAAACACTACTTCTATGATTACTGTGGAAACCTGGTTGAATGACAATTATCTTAATGCTTATTGGGCAGATGGTTTAATTGTATCTACTCCAACTGGATCTACAGGATATTCTTTAAGTTGTGGTGGTCCAGTTATAATGCCAGACACTCAAAATTTTGTATTAACTCCAATTGCTCCACATAACCTTAACGCCAGACCTTTAATCATAAAGGATGACACCAAGATTAAATTAAAAGTTTCTACCCGAGAAGATACTTTTTTAGTAAGTATGGACTCAAGAATTGCAACACTTCAAAAAAACAGCGTCCTTACAGTACAAAAGGCGCCGTTTCAAATTCATTTAGTAGAACTAAACGGCTCAAGCTTTCCTAAGACTTTAAGGAAAAAGTTACTTTGGGGTCAGGACAAGCGCAATTAA
- a CDS encoding CBS domain-containing protein, with protein MLFEDYIINDIDIQDINQDIALVKDVFDQLTYTHIPVARNGVYIGCISENDVRCFESGKTLQDCQYAFETFFCRITDNWLDVLENFAQNHTNLMPVLDENQKYLGYVELNDILSLFNETPFLNEAGGILVVEKGINDYSFSEISQIVESNEANVLGAFISKMEKDMVQLTIKIGQSAINEVLQSFRRYGYSIVSSHQEDTFYKNLKDRSKYLDKYLNI; from the coding sequence ATGCTTTTTGAAGATTATATCATTAATGATATAGACATACAAGATATTAATCAGGACATAGCCTTAGTTAAAGATGTTTTTGACCAACTTACTTATACACATATTCCTGTTGCTAGAAATGGTGTTTATATTGGCTGTATTTCTGAAAATGATGTACGTTGTTTTGAATCTGGAAAGACATTGCAAGATTGCCAGTATGCATTTGAAACTTTTTTCTGCAGAATTACAGATAACTGGCTAGATGTGTTAGAGAACTTTGCTCAAAACCATACCAATTTAATGCCTGTATTGGATGAAAATCAAAAATATCTTGGCTACGTTGAGTTAAATGATATTCTAAGCTTATTTAATGAAACACCTTTCTTAAATGAAGCTGGTGGTATTTTAGTTGTAGAAAAAGGTATAAACGATTACTCATTTAGTGAAATTTCACAGATAGTTGAATCTAACGAGGCAAATGTGCTTGGTGCGTTTATTTCAAAAATGGAGAAAGATATGGTTCAGCTTACAATAAAGATTGGGCAATCTGCCATAAATGAAGTCTTACAATCTTTTAGAAGATATGGTTATAGTATAGTTTCTTCCCATCAAGAAGATACCTTTTACAAGAATTTAAAAGACCGTTCAAAATATCTTGACAAATACCTAAATATATAA
- a CDS encoding pyridoxine 5'-phosphate synthase, which produces MTKLSVNINKIATLRNSRGGNYPNVVQVAKDVERFGGQGITVHPRPDERHIRYQDVRDLAPIVTTEFNIEGNPNPKFIDLVLQNKPTQVTLVPDAVDAITSNAGWDTVKHKDFLTEIISEFKNNGIRTSVFVDPVAAMIEGASKIGADRIELYTEAFADKFTISPEEAVRPYTESAMLAHSLNLGINAGHDLSLKNIAYFKEKVPYLLEVSIGHALIGESLYLGLETVISNYLKALK; this is translated from the coding sequence ATGACAAAATTAAGTGTAAATATTAATAAGATAGCTACTCTTAGAAACTCGAGAGGTGGCAATTATCCAAATGTAGTTCAAGTAGCTAAAGATGTGGAGCGTTTTGGTGGTCAAGGTATTACTGTGCATCCTAGGCCAGATGAGCGCCATATACGTTATCAAGATGTTAGAGATTTGGCACCTATTGTGACTACTGAGTTTAATATAGAGGGAAATCCAAATCCTAAGTTTATAGATTTGGTGTTGCAAAACAAACCGACACAAGTTACTTTAGTGCCCGATGCTGTTGATGCTATTACATCTAATGCTGGTTGGGATACTGTAAAGCATAAAGACTTTTTAACTGAAATTATTTCAGAGTTTAAAAACAACGGTATCCGTACATCTGTATTTGTAGATCCTGTTGCGGCAATGATTGAAGGTGCTTCAAAAATTGGAGCAGATCGCATTGAGCTTTATACAGAAGCTTTTGCAGATAAATTTACTATTAGCCCAGAAGAAGCTGTAAGACCATATACAGAAAGTGCAATGTTGGCACATTCTTTAAATTTGGGCATAAATGCAGGGCATGATCTGTCTCTTAAAAACATTGCTTATTTTAAAGAAAAGGTGCCATATTTATTAGAGGTGTCAATAGGGCATGCATTAATAGGAGAAAGTCTTTACTTGGGTCTTGAAACTGTTATTTCTAATTATTTAAAAGCATTA